A genome region from Chiroxiphia lanceolata isolate bChiLan1 chromosome 5, bChiLan1.pri, whole genome shotgun sequence includes the following:
- the MRPL42 gene encoding 39S ribosomal protein L42, mitochondrial, with amino-acid sequence MALSLRTAWSSLFWMRSVAPCKQAPLHKGAVYHACHKSTYSVLPEDYNCKVELAVTSDLKTIVCYHPSLEIPYEHTKPIPRPDPVNNKEENLDQVLKSRLNEKELKNKTGPTIEELSKMFYTTKHRWYPVGQYHRRRRNPNPPKDR; translated from the exons ATGGCACTGTCTCTTAGAACTGCATGGTCCAGCCTCTTTTGGATGCGTTCGGTAGCACCCTGTAAGCAGGCCCCGCTGCACA AGGGAGCCGTGTATCATGCTTGCCATAAATCTACATACTCGGTTCTCCCTGAAGACTACAACTG caAAGTGGAACTTGCAGTGACATCAGATTTGAAGACAATTGTTTGCTACCACCCTTCGCTTGAGATTCCATATGAGCATACAAAA CCCATACCACGGCCAGATCCAGTgaataataaagaagaaaaccttGATCAAGTTTTGAAATCCAGATTGAATGAAAAAGAGCTAAAGAACAAAACAGGTCCTACAATTGAAGAGCTCAGCAAAATGTTTTACACAACTAAACATCGCTGGTATCCTGTGGGACa gtaTCACAGAAGACGCAGGAATCCTAATCCTCCCAAAGACCGATAA
- the LOC116787387 gene encoding collagen alpha-2(I) chain-like gives MAAEGHPPARARSAGAACRRLRGSPIPPVGSAVPLIERRGASGLTRVRRDGAGAAAATAWRWGGQVVLAPGGVAGPQGQSTRRRGEALRLCWGEQRLPEKDGASGETTPSAPPLFPARAVCSPLIARRGHPAPAAPPSRDGYIQRLLSRNFPGTASCDRTRSGASAAIAASQGRRTEPPPLSRRGSGRRMLPRGPPASSSARGAAGDAQIEAGVAGGSVSFPVEHMTAGTCSRSLNRGICELDWRIFTTQVV, from the exons ATGGCTGCAGAGGGGCATCCCCCGGCCAGGGCGAGGAGCGCCGGAGCAGCCTGCCGTCGGCTGCGGGGGAGCCCCATCCCGCCAGTCGGCAGCGCCGTCCCG CTCATCGAGCGGAGGGGGGCGAGCGGACTCACCCGGGTTCGGCGGGACGGGGCTGGGGCCGCCGCTGCCACCGCCTGGAGATGGGGTGGTCAGGTTGTTCTGGCTCCCGGCGGCGTTGCGGGGCCGCAGGGACAGAGCACTCGCCGCCGGGGAGAAGCGttgaggctgtgctggggtgaaCAGAGGCTGCCGGAGAAGGATGGTGCTTCTGGGGAAACAACACCCTCCGCTCCCCCCCTCTTCCCGGCGCGGGCGGTCTGCTCGCCTTTGATTGCGAGGCGAGGGCATCCtgcccccgccgctcccccctCCCGGGATGGTTACATACAAAGGCTGCTTTCCAGGAACTTTCCAGGAACCGCATCATGTGACAGAACCCGCTCCGGCGCCTCCGCCGCGATCGCGGCCAGCCAGGGCCGACGCACCGAGCCGCCGCCCCTGTCACGCCGGGGCAGCGGTCGCCGAATGCtgccccgcggcccccccgcctcctcctccgcccgcggggccgcgggcgACGCGCAG ATAGAAGCAGGTGTGGCAGGAGGGAGCGTGAGCTTTCCAGTGGAACACATGACAGCAGGGACCTGCTCCAG GAGTCTCAACAGGGGCATCTGTGAACTGGACTGGAGAATCTTCACGACTCAGGTTGTTTAG
- the SOCS2 gene encoding suppressor of cytokine signaling 2 — MTLRSAESLESAESSQERWGHREAAAPVTEESREAAQLAAAMEELRRAGWYWGNMTVAEAKERLQDAPEGTFLVRDSSHSEYLLTISVKTSAGPTNLRIEYQDGKFRLDSITCVRSRLKQFNSVVHLIEYYVLMCKDRTETPSNGTVHLYLNKPLYMSAPSLQHRCRIAINKSTNQIWELPLPTRLKEYLKEYQYQV, encoded by the exons atGACCCTGCGCTCCGCCGAGTCCCTGGAGAGCGCGGAGAGCTCCCAGGAGCGCTGGGGGCACCGCGAGGCGGCGGCGCCCGTTACCGAGGAGTCCCGTGAGGCGGCGCAGCTGGCCGCGGCTATGGAGGAGCTGCGGCGGGCAG GATGGTACTGGGGCAACATGACTGTTGCTGAAGCCAAAGAGAGATTACAGGATGCCCCCGAAGGAACCTTTTTGGTTAGGGATAGTTCACATTCAGAGTATCTACTGACTATTTCAGTAAAAACATCAGCGGGACCGACCAATCTACGTATAGAATATCAAGATGGCAAGTTTAGACTGGATTCTATCACTTGTGTCAGATCTAGACTTAAACAGTTCAACAGCGTTGTGCATTTGATTGAGTACTATGTTCTTATGTGCAAGGACAGAACTGAAACACCTTCAAATGGAACAGTTCATCTTTACTTGAACAAACCCCTCTATATGTCCGCTCCATCTCTGCAACACCGCTGCAGAATAGCTATAAACAAGAGTACAAATCAGATCTGGGAGCTGCCATTACCAACAAGACTAAAAGAGTACTTGAAAGAGTATCAATACCaggtataa